A segment of the Actinomyces sp. oral taxon 171 str. F0337 genome:
AGGGCAAGGAGCTGCTCCTGTCTGGCCACTGGTGGCCGACCTTCTTCCCTGGCCTGCTCATCCTTATCACCACCCTGTGCCTCAACGTCCTGTCCGAGGGGCTCACCGATGCGATGGCCTCGCCGCGTATCAAGGCCAAGCCCGATGTCCAGGCCGATGAGGAGGCCATGGACGCCCAGGAGACCCTGGAGGCCTGGGACGACGCGGCCGAGGCGGTGGTCACCAACGCCTCCGTCGCTGACGGGGATGACGCCACGAACGGGCTGAGCTCGCTGACCGGCGTCGTCGCTCCGGCGGCTGAGGATGTTCCTCTGTCCGAGCGGCTCAGCTCCCTGCGGGTGGCCGAGCTCGCCCGGCGAGACCGCCTGGTCTACGAGGACACCGGTGAGGACCCGGTCCTGGAGGTCAAGAACCTCTCGATCGCCTTCCCCGAGCAGCACGGTGAGGTCAACATCGTCGATGGCGTCTCCTTCTCCGTGCGTCCCGGCGAGACCATGGGCCTGGTGGGGGAGTCCGGCTGCGGCAAGTCCATCAGCTCGATGGCCGTCATGGGGCTGCTGCCGCCCTCGGCCCGCCTCTCCGGCGAAATTCTCTTCAAGGGGCGCAACATCCTTGAGATGACGCCGTCCGAGCACAACGCGCTGCGCGGTCACGAGATGAGCATGGTCTACCAGGACGCCCTGTCCTCGCTGAACCCCTCGATGCTCATCCGCACCCAGATGGCCCAGCTGAGCGCACGCGGAGGCACGCGTAGTGCCTCCGAGCTCCTCGAGCTGGTGGGGCTCGACCCCAAGCGCACGTTGCGCAGCTACCCGCACGAGCTCTCCGGCGGTCAGCGCCAGCGCGTCCTCATCGCCATGGCGCTGACCCGCGACCCCGCCCTGGTTCTGGCCGACGAGCCGACGACCGCCCTGGACGTGACCGTTCAGAAGCAGGTCATCGACCTGCTCAATGAGCTTCGTGAGAAGCTCGGCTTCGCGATGGTCTTCGTCTCGCACGACCTGGCTCTCGTGGCCAAGCTGGCTCACCGAATCACCGTGATGTACGCGGGCCAGGTGGTCGAGCAGGCGCCCACCAGCGAGCTGCTGTCCAACCCTGTTCACGAGTACACCCAGGGCCTTCTTGGTGCTGTGCTCTCCATCGAGGCCGGCTCCAAACGACTCCACCAGGTGCGAGGGGTCGTCCCCTCACCCAGCGAGTTCGTCAAGGGAGACCGGTTCGCCCCGAGATCGTCCCACCCGACGGTCGGCCTTGAGACCCGTCCGGTGCTCAAGCCGGTGCCGGGCACGACGGAGCACAGCTACGCCATCACCCCCGAGCTCGAGACTCTGCTCGCTAAGGAGAAGCACTGATGTCCCCCAACACGTCTGCATCGTCCTCATGGAGCGAGGACCAGCCGGTCGTCGAGCTCAGGGACGTCAATGTCATCCACAAGTCCCGCACCGGTGGCCTGTTCAACCCGGACACGGTTCACGCGGTCAACAACGTCTCGCTGTCCGTCAAGCGCGGAGAGACACTGGGACTCGTGGGGGAGTCGGGCTGTGGCAAGTCCACCACCGCCCGGGTCATGGTGGGGCTGCAGCCGATCACCTCCGGTGAGGTCATCTTCAAGGGCCGTCCGCTGGGGCGCTCGGCCGCGGACCGTCGCGAGCTGGGACGCAGCATCTCGGTGGTCTTCCAGGACCCGGCCACGGCCCTCAACCCGCGCATGATCGTGCACGACGCGCTCATCGACCCGCTCAACGTCCACGGAATCGGTTCTCCCAAGGAGCGAGAGGCCCGGGTGCGCGACCTCCTCCACCTGGTCGGGCTGCCGCCCAGCGCACTCAACGTGCTGCCTCGGCAGATCTCCGGTGGTCAGCGCCAGCGCGTGGCCATTGCCCGAGCACTCGCTCTCGACCCCGACATCATCGTGGCCGACGAGCCCACCTCGGCCCTGGACGTCTCGGTGCGCGCTCAGGTGCTCAACCTCCTCCAGGACCTCAAGGCCTCCTTGGGGCTGGGACTGGTGTTCATCAGTCACGACATCAACACGGTGCGCTACGTCTCGGACCGGATCGCCGTCATGTACTTCGGCAAGATCCTCGAGATCAACACCACTGAGGAGATCTTCAACAATCCTCAGGAGGAGTACACGCGCACTCTCCTGTCAGCAGTGCCCTCACTGCTCGATGTCTGAGTAGACGGCCCCCGGCTGCGGCCGGCGGCGTCAGCATCTCCAGGTGAGGGGCGGACCCACTCGGGTCCGCCCCTCACCTGTCTATCGGTTCCGTTGAAGAGGGTATCTCCTTCTCCAGACCGCTGATGCTGGAGCAGAGGCATCGGTGTGATAATTGCGAGAAATCGGTCCGTCAATCTCGTATGAACTCTGAGTGTCCAAGCATTGACTTTCTGGTCACGTGTCGTGTAGATTACTTTTATCAGTTCAGAGAGGAGCTGATAGCGGCATACACGGCCGCCAACAAAGGTGTTGATTGTGAAGGAGGGTCTCCTATGTATGTCACAGCGCCATGGCGTGTGACCACGACGGCACGTCGCCAGTCCGTCGTGCGTGAGGGTCGGGGCCCGTCCTTGATTCACCTCTGACCAGCTGGTGGGAAAACCTGGGGTTGTGTCGGGGAGGAGTGGGCTGCGGCGTGCGCCCCTCCGTTGCTGTCTCATCGCTGTGAAGTATGAGGCGATGAGAATTTCGAGACGCGCTTGAGTCGCTGAGGTCAAGCGCGCCTGCGATCAGACGCATTCTTGATGAGTCCGGCTCGCGATGCTGAGTGTGGAATTCCGGGATTTGCGATTCATGTAGTGATCGATGGGGACTTCTGTGCCCTTTTTGAGAAACAGGTGACAAGTGATTGAGTCAGTATGTGCCGCATTGCGGCTTGATGAAGAAATTCTCGACTCTGAAACAGGAAGCATCTCCTGTGAGTTCCGGTCGAGGTCTGACGGTAACCTCTTTGCTCTGCGAGGAGCCGACGGGTCCGGTCTCGAGCTACGCATCGTCGGATCTTCACTCGCGTACGAGGCGACGGTTCCAGACAGGTGGAGCAAGCTGGAGGCTGAGGATGTGCGCTCACTCGACGATGGGCGCTGGCACAGCGCCGTCGTCACCGTCAATTCTGCCGGTACCCGTCTCTACCTCGACGGCTACCAGGTGTTCTGCGGTACCACCACGGCCTTCCTCAAGGACCTTCCCGGTCTGACGCAGGCCGTCGTGGGGCAGGGGGACAGCCCTGAGGTCGCTGCCTTCACAGTGCACCCCAGGGTGCTGACGGCCAGAGAGGTCCTGGCCCTGTCGAGGCGGGCTGAGCCACTGGTCGAGGTCGCTGCGAACCGTCTGAGCCCTCATGACGTCGCCCGCTTCGCCGGTGCTCGGCACGGCTCCTTCTGGTTGCGCTTCCGGGTGCGGGGGCGGATGCAGCAAGGAGCCCTCCTTGCCGCCGGTGGACTTGGGCGCGAGCAGCTCACTGTGACCGTGGGACCCGAGGGGATCACCTACACCGGAGTGAGCGCAACGGGAGAGCGCAGGGAGGTCAAGGCCACAGGCGCCTGGAGCGACGGTGGCTGGCACGAGGTCGTGGTCGCTGTGGGGCACGGTGCGGTCGACCTCTACGTCGACGGCTTCCGTGAGACGCACGCTCCTGGCGAGTTCTTCCTCGGAGGGGTTGAGGGGCTCGATGAGATCGTCGTCGGCCAGGACTGCGAGGGGGTGCGTCTGTCCGGAGAGGTCCAGCGAGCGGGGCTCTACGACTACGCGCTCAGCGACGCACAGATCAAGCGTTTGTCCGAGGTGGAGCCGATTGAGACCGACGCTCTGTTCGACCGCGGCTACTGCGGATCTGCCTCCTACCGGATCCCCTCCCTCCTCACGCTGTCCTCCGGCACCGTCCTGGCAGGGGCTGATCAGCGGGTCTCCAACGCCAACGACTCTCCCAACGACATCAACTTCGTCGTGCGCCGATCCTTGGACGCAGGACGAAGCTGGGAACCGGCGAGCACCGTCATCGACTGTCCGGGGAGCGGGGAGGACGCTTCGTCAGTCATCGACTCCTGCATGGTCCAGGATCCGCACACAGGACGGGTCCATGTCCTCATCGACCACTTCCCGGGAGGGATCGGGCAGCCCAACTGCTGGGCGTCGACAGGATTCGACGAGCGGGGAAGGAGGCTGCTCAGAGACCTTGACGGTGGCCGCTACGTCGTCGAGCCCGATGGCACGGTCGCGGCGGTCGAGGGTCAGGACACCGAGTTCCGGGTGCTGGATGACGGCACGGTGCTCCGTAACGGCACCCCGGCGGGCAACATCGAGCTGGCCCCCGGGGCGGACCCGGCCGAGAGCCTCCTGGCCATCCCCACCAGCTACCTGCAGATCGCTCACTCCGACGACGACGGCGTCACGTGGAGCACGCCACGGGACCTCAATCCCCAGGTGAAACAGCCGTGGATGAGGTTCCTGGGCACCTGCCCGGGCAACGGCATCGCCCTGAGGAACGGTCCTCACGCCGGACGCCTCATCGTTCCCCTCTACTTCAACAACGAACGGAACTGGCTGGCGATGTGCGCGACCGTCGCCTACTCCGACGACCACGGCGAGACCTGGCAGCTCGGTCACGGCCCCAATGAAGGGCGGCAGACCCCCGAGGGGGCGCTCGACCCGCAGACATTCGTCGATGAGACCTGGTCACTGCACGAGGCCGCCGTGGTGGAACGACAAGACGGGGTCCTTCTGCTGTTCATGCGCAACCAGCACCCTCGTGGGCGTGTCGCCGTCAGCGAGTCCCACGACGCGGGGCAGACCTGGGGGCCGATCCGCTTCGATGAGGAGCTTCCCGAGATCTGGTGCCAGCCCAATGCGATCAGTCTGCCCTCCCCCGAGGGAGAGGACCGCATTGTCTTCGCCAACGCCTCGCTCATGCTCCCGTTCCGTGGCTGTGGGGTCATTCGACTCAGTCTCGACGGCGGACGCACGTGGAAGCACTCGCGGACCTTCAACCCCGGTCACTACGTCTACCAGTGCATGTGCGTCCTGCCCGACGGCAGGATCGGGATCCTCTGGGAGAACGAGTGCCAGGGTCTCTACTTCTCACGTCTGCCCCTGAGCTGGTTCTCCGACGGTATCGAGACCGTCGAGCCCCGTCAGGCAGAGGAGCAGGACTGACTCTCATGACGATGAATCACCCGTCAGCCACATCTCACTTCACCCCCAACCGTCATTTCCCGTTCAAAGGAGAACTGTCATGACTCCCCCCACCTCAGTCTCGTCTCACTCGGCCTCCGCACTCAGTCGTCGCGGTTTCATGGTCCTGGGCGGCATCGGCATGTGCGGCGCGCTGGCCGCATGCGGCGGCAAGGACTCCGCCGATGACGAGGGGACCGGGCCCCTGCGCGGCACGGTCACCATGTGGTCCTCCTTCACCCAGGGGCCTCGTGCAGACTGGATGAAGAAGATGGCCGAGGAGTTCCACGCGAAGAATCCCGACGTCACCATCAAGATCGAGCAGTTCTCCTGGTCCGAGTTCAAGACGAAGTGGACCACCGGACTGACCTCAGGGCAGGTTCCGGATATCTCCACGGCACTGCCCAATGACGTCGTGGAGATGATCAACTCCGAGGCCCTGGTGCCGTTGGACAAGGTCATCGACTCCATCGGTCGGGACCGGTTCCCCAAGCAGGCACTGGCCGAGGGGCAGCTGGACGGAAAGTCCTACTCCGTGCCCATCTACTCCCACGCGCAGGTGATGTGGTACCGCAAGGACGTGCTGAGCTCCAAGGGACTGTCTGTTCCGACGACCTGGGAGGAGCTGGCCAAGGCGGCGAAAGCCGTCGGAAAGTCGGATAGCCTCTACGGACTCTCCGTGCCCCTGGGGACGGGGGACATGCTGGGGGCGCGCTACCTCAACTTCTACGTTCGCTCCGCCGGCCAGAGGCTGCTCAAGGATGACGGAACGGCCAACCTCACCTCCGAGGCAGCCCTGGGTGGTATCAAGTACTGGACCGACCTGTACAAGTCGGTCTCTCCGGAGGGCTCACTGGACTACGCGGTCCTCGATCAGGCGACGCTCTTCTACCAGGGCAAGACCGCCTTCGACTTCAACTCCGGATTCCACATCTCCGGGGTGGCGAAGGACAGCCCCAACCTGGTCGACTCCATCGCCGCGGCGCCTCTTCCCCGTATGAAGGCCTCGGACCCGGCGAACTACCCGGCCGAGGTGTCCAACGTTCCCCTGGTGGTGTGGGAGGCATCCAAGGTCAAGCGGGAGGCCAAGGCATTCCTTCAGTTCCTGTTCACCAAGGACAAGTACATCGAGTTCCTGCACTCGGTCCCCGGCGGCATGCTGCCGGTCCTCAGTGACATCTCGAAGGAGCCGAGCTACACGAACAACGAGACCATCAAGAAATACTCCGACTCCATCAAGGTGATTCAGGACCAGGTCAACGTCGGCAGTGCGATCGGCATGGAGAAGGGGCCACTCGCCCAGGCGGGAGTCCTCACCAGCCAGGGGCTGATCGAGAAGATGTACCACTCGATCATCATTGACAAGACCGATGTCGAGACCGCTGCCAAGGACTGCGAGAAGAAGCTCAACGAGGCCTTCAAGGCCGCTGGAGCCAGTATCAAGTGACTCGGTGATGCGGTGGGGAGAGGCGTCTCCCCACCGCCCAGTCCGAAAGGTGAGCTCATGACACGAATCAAGCGAATGAACTGGACGGGCGTCGTCTTTGTGGCGCCGTCAGTCATCATTGTTCTTGCCCTTCTGATATACCCGGTCTTCTCAAGCATCTGGTACTCCTTCACTGACAATCACCTCTTGCGCCACAGCTACCAGGTGGTGGGTATATCCAACTACACCGACCTCCTCGCATCTCCTGGTTTTTGGAATGCTTTCGGGGTGTCGATCAAGTGGACCGCGGCGTCGATCATCGGCCAGCTCGCAGTGGGAATGGTTCTGGCACTGGCGTTGGACCGGGTGCCCCGCGGGTCGGGACTGTTCCGTACGCTCCTCATCGTTCCCTGGGCGTTCCCGGCGATCATCACTGCGTTCGCCTGGAAATGGATCCTTAATGATGTCTACGGGTTTCTGCCCAATCTTCTGACCACTCTTGGGCTCAGCGATAAGAATATGGCATTGCTGGGCAATCCCTCGACGACCTTCTGGGTGGCGCTGCTCATCAATATCTGGTTCGGTGCGCCGATGTTCATGGTGAACATCCTCTCTGCTCTCAAGACCATCCCTCAGGAGCAGTACGAGGCGGCAATGGTGGATGGCGCCTCCGGATGGCAGAGGTTCAGGTTCATTACGCTGACCCATATTCGAGAGGTCATCGGTCTGCTGGTCATCCTGCGCACCATCTGGGTCTTCAACAACTTTGACATGCTCTTCCTCCTGACGGGCGGAGGTCCGGGGGAGAGGACGACGACACTGCCGATCTTCGCCTACCAGGAGGGTTGGAGCCTGCGGCAGCTCGGGGTTGCCTCCACTGTGACGATCCTGCTGCTCATCTTCCTGCTGGTGCTGGCTTACGGTGCCTTCGTGATGCTCAACCGCTGGGAAAAGGAAAGGGGCTGAATCATGCGACGTGCTGGTCGTGGTCCGTGGGGTACGGTGTGCGTGTACCTCATTCTCATCGTGGCTGCTTTTGTTGCAGTGTTCCCGCTCGTGTGGGTGGTCTCCTCATCCTTCAAGACCTCTCACGAGCTCGCACAGAATCCGTTGCAGCTGTTCTCGAGCTCGCCGACGCTCGAGCACTACCGCAAGGTGGTCGAGGAGATCGGGTTCTTGACGAATCTCAAGAACTCATTGCTGATCGCAGGCTGCTCAACCGTCATCGCGGTCCTGGTCTCGTTGCTGGGTGCTTATGGGATCGTGCGATTCTTCCCCCGTGTTGGCAAGCAGCTGACCAAGCTTCTCATCGGCACCTACATGTTCCCGCCGATCCTGCTCGCCATCCCGTACACCATCACGATGGTGAAGCTCGGCCTCATGAACAGCTACTTCGGGCTGATCATCGCCTATCTCTCGTTCTCGATCCCCTATGCGATCTGGATGCTCATCGGTTTCTTCCAGACGGTCCCTATCGGGGTGGAGGAGGCGGCCGCCGTGGACGGGGCCAGTCGATTCCGAGTGTTCTGGCAGATCTCGGTCCCCATCATCCTTCCGGGGATCGTGGCCACTGCCGTCTACACCTTCATCAACACTTTCAATGAGTTCCTCTACGCGCTCCTGTTCATCACCGAGTCGGACAGGATGCCCGTCGCAGTCGGCCTCTACTCTCTCCAGGGGTCGGAGGTTCTTGACTGGGGAGCCATGATGGCTGCTTCCGTGATCGTGATCGTCCCATCGGTCGTCTTCTTCATGGTCATTCAGAAGCACATCTCCGGAGGGCTCTCGGAGGGCTCCGTCAAGTAGCGCCTCCTGGAGCCGGTCCCCGGTCCGCCTCCTGTCGCTCCGGTGTCTGTGACGTGAGTGATCGCACGCTCACAGACACCGGGGTGGCGCCAACCGGGAGCATCTGCAACAATACCTCGTGACGTCAGATGTCAGACGTCCGATAACCTTTCAATGAAGAGAGTCACCACAATGGACAACCGTTTCACCGGCGTCATCCCGCCGGTCGTCACCCCTTTCACCACCGAGGGCGAGGTTGACTGCGACAGCCTGGACAAGGTCGTCGAGCACCTCATCGCCGGTGGCGTCAATGGCCTGTTCACCCTGGGATCCTCCGGAGAGGTTGCCTACCTCACCGACGCCCAGCGTGACGCCGTCATCGAACGAGTCGTCAAGACCGCCGCAGGGCGCGTCCCGGTGCTTGCCGGTGCCATCGACACCACCGCCCACCGGGTCATCGACCAGGCCCGTCGGGCGGCCGCCCTCGGCGCCGAGGCGATCGTGGCCACCTGCCCGTTCTACGCGCTCAACGACGCCGAGGAGATCAAGGCTCACTTCCGCGCCATCGCCGCGGCCATCGATGTCCCCGTCTTCGCCTACGACGTCCCCGTGCGCCTCGGCGGCGCCAAGCTCGGTTGCGACCTGCTCGTCGAGCTGGGCAAGGAGGGAGTCCTGGCCGGCGTCAAGGACTCCTCCGGCAATGACGTGGCCTTCCGCAGACTGGTCGCTGCCAACGAGGCCGCGGGCCACCCCCTGGCCCTCCTGACCGGTCACGAGTGCGTCGTCGACGGCATGCTCCTGCTGGGAGCCGACGGCCTCGTCCCCGGATACGGCAACGTGGACCCGGTCCGCTACGCCGCGATGTGGAAGGCCTCCCGCGAAGGCGCGTGGGACGAGGTGCGTCGCCTCCAGGACGAGGTCTGCGCCGGCTTCGAGATCGTCTTCGTGCCCCAGGGGCGCTCGGCCGACGCCACCGGTATCGGCGCCTTCAAGACCGCCATGGAGGCGATCGGAGTCATCGCCACCAACGAGATGGCCTTCCCCGTCAAGGCTCTCGAGGGCGAGACCAAGGAGCGGGTCCTGGAGATCGTCAGGGCCCAGGGCCTTATCTGATGTCCCGACGGCTGCAAGCCCGCCCGGCCGCGACGTCGGCCGATGCGGGCATGCAGCGCCAGGGCGGCGCCGAGGCCTCGAGCCTCGCTCCAGGCGGCCTCCTGCGGTCGTCCCTCATTCCTTCCCACTTTCATCCGGCGCGCCAGCGCCCAACCCCCCCCGTCGGAGAGCGTCATGAGTCAGGATGTCCTCCCATCCACCTCCCTCAACCCATCACCATTGCCGTGCTACCAGGCACCGCTCGTCGTTGGACTCGACCTGGGCGGCACCAAGATGGCTGCCGCGCTGGTCGACGCCGATGGAGCCCTGCAAGGACCGGTGAGCTCCTGCCCGACCCCGGCTCACGACGGTCCTGCCGCCATGCTCGACGCCATCAGCGGCCTGATCACGAAGGTCGTCGGGGCGGGAACGCACCAGGAGCCCGGCAGTGCCGTACCGATCACGGCGGTCGGGATCGGTACCGCAGGCGTCGTCGACGTCGAACGGGGAGCCATCCTGTCGGCCACCGACGCCATCACCGGATGGGCCGGCACGCAGGTCGCCGCCGGTGTTCAGGAGCGGCTCGCCGCCCAGGGCCTGGGTGAGCTGCCGATCCACGTCGAGAACGACGTCGACGCCTACGCCGCCGGAGAGGCCTGGCTCGGCGCCGGTACCGGGGCTGAGGTCGTCCTCATGGTGGCGGTGGGCACCGGGGTCGGCGGCGCCCTCGTCATCGAGGGGCGAACTCGTAGGGGCGCCCATCACGTGGCCGGCGAGATCGGTCACGTCCCCGTCCCCGGGGCCCAGGGGGAGCCCTGCACCTGCGGTAGGAAGGGGCACCTGGAGGGCATCACCGCCGGGCCGCAGATCCACCGCCGCTACCTGGCCAAGGGTGGGGCCCCCGATGTCCCTGACGCCCGCGGGGTCGAGGAGCGCGCCGCCGCCGGGGATGATATCGCCGTGGAGGTCTACCGAGACTCGGCCACTTGCCTGGGCAGGGCGCTGGCAGGCCTGGTCACCGTGATCGATCCCGACGTCGTCGTCGTCTCCGGTGGACTGGCCCGCGCCGGCGACCTGTGGTGGAAGCCCCTGCGACAGACCTTCACCGCAGAGATCATCGCCCCTCTGGCCCCCATCAAGATCATTCCCGCCACCCTGGGGACCACCGCGCCGATCGTCGGCGCGGCTCGCGGTGCCCTCGCCCTGGCTGCCAGCAACGACAACCACCGCCCCTAGCCACCGGGCTCGGGCATCATCAGACAGGACACACCCATGACCGAGCAGTCACCCTCACAGTCGTCAACGCAGGCGCATGCCGCCACGGCGGGGATCCACCCCGTTCTGGAACGCCTCAAGGGAGGACTCATCGCCTCCGCCCAGGCATACCCGGGCGAGCCGATGCGCGACTCCCGCACCATGGACCAGGTGGCCCAGGCGTGCATCGCCGGAGGCGCCGTCGGCATCCGCGCACAAGGGCTGGCGGACCTGGCCCTCATCTGTCAGCACGTCGACGTTCCTGTCATCGGCCTGTGGAAGGATGGGCACGACGGCGTCTTCATCACCCCGACCCTCACCCACGCCATCGCCGTGGCCGCCACCGGAAGCCAGATCGTGGCAATGGATGGAACACGGCGCCCCCGCCCCGACGGGCTGAGCCTGGCCCAGACCGTCGAGGGCCTCCGTCAGGCCCGCCCCGAGGTCCTCGTCATGGCCGACTGCGGCTCTCTGGATGATGCCAAGGCCGCCCAGGACGCAGGAGTGGACATCCTGGGGACCACACTGGCCGGCTACACCGGGGAGCGCCCCAAGACCGAGGGACCCGACCTCGAGCTCGTCGACCAGATCGCCGGTGTCGCGGAGGTCCCCCTGGTGGTCGAGGGGCGGGTCCACACTCCCGCGCAGGCGGCTGCCGCCATGGAGCACGGCGCCTTCGCCGTCGTCGTCGGTACCGCTATCACTCACCCGACGACCATCACCTCGTGGTTCGCAAGCGCGCTGCCCGGCGCCCTGTGGAAGGGCTGAGCGGAGGGGCAGGAGGAAACGGCGTCGTTCCGCGACTTGCTCTGTGTGTGACGGATGTGACTGCTGTGGTGCAAATGTGCGAATTGTTACTCGCTACCCAGCGCGACACTCCGGTCTGACCTGACAAACCCAAGGTTTTATGCGTAGCGTTGCCAGAAGTGGCACCACATAAGGGTGTCCGTCCACGATCGAGAGGGAAGACATGTCCGTCAACCGCACCGAGCTCATCGCCGCCATCGCCGAGAAGGCTGGCCTGACCAAGACCGACGCCGACGCCTTCCTGGGAGCCTTCCAGGATGTCCTCGTTGAGAACGTCGCCAAGGGTGAGGCCGTGAAGATCACTGGCCTCATGGGTATCGAGCGCGTCGAGCGTGCCGCACGCACTGGCCGCAACCCCCGCACCGGTGAGGAGATCCAGATCCCCGCCGGCTACGGCGTCAAGGTCACCGTCGGCTCCTCGCTGAAGAAGGCTGTCGCCGAGTGATACGTGGGGCCGTGCCCCTGATGTCCTGATTCCGGCCCGTCTGCCGCACCGTCGAGGTGCGGCAGACGGGCCGGAATCGTGTCTGCGCTCCCGTGCCGTCCCCATGACGCTGATGATGCTCAGTGCGGTTCTCCGGGAGGATGACCGGATCTGTGATCTCCTCCTTCCGGCGGAGGGCTGAATAGGAAGGTCCTTTTACAGTGGAAATATGTCTGCTTCCACATTCGCGGTGAGTTCGCCTGACGGCACGGACGCGGTTGCCGCACTGGCCGGGGCGTCTCCCGGCCCCGCTTCTGTTCCGGCACTTCAGATGATGGGACTGGTCAAGGCCTTCGATCGCAAAGTTGCGGTGGATCGGCTGAGCCTCGACATTCCCGTGTCCAGCTTCTATGGCATCGTCGGTCCCAACGGGGCGGGCAAGACGACCAGCCTGTCGATGGCCACCGGCCTACTGCGCCCCGACGCCGGTCAGGTACTCGTGCATGGTGTTGACGTGTGGACTCAGCCGCAGCGGGCCAAGACCCTTCTGGGAGTCCTGCCCGACGGGCTGCGTACCTTCGACCGTCTCAACGGCCTTGAGCTCGTCACATACTCCGGCCTGCTGCGCGGGCTCGATCGGGATGTCGTGGTGCCCCGGGCCACTGAGCTGGTCAAGGTGCTGGGGCTGTGGGACGCCGGGACGACACTGGTCGCCGACTACTCGGCGGGCATGCGCAAGAAGATCCACCTGGCCTGCGCCATGGTGCACTCGCCCTCCATCCTGGTCCTGGACGAGCCCTTCGAGGCCGTCGACCCGATCTCGGCCCAGACGATCCAGGCGATCCTGCGGGACTACGCCGCCGCCGGCGGCACCGTGGTCATCTCCAGCCACGTCATGGCCACCGTGCAGCGCCTGTGCGACCACGTGGCCATCATCAATGCCGGCCGAGTTGTCGCCGCAGGGACGACGGAGCAGGTCGCGGCCGGCGCGGACCTCGAGCAGCGCTTCACCGAGCTGGTGGGGGGCCAGGTGCGAACGGAGGGGCTGTCATGGTTGCGACCCTCGTCAAGCTGAAATGGCGCCTGACCCTCAACGCCCTGACCAAGAACGTCTGGGCCATCATCGGGACCGTGTTCGGGGCCCTTTACGGGTTGGGGGCGCTCGGCTTGATGCTGG
Coding sequences within it:
- a CDS encoding N-acetylmannosamine-6-phosphate 2-epimerase, with translation MTEQSPSQSSTQAHAATAGIHPVLERLKGGLIASAQAYPGEPMRDSRTMDQVAQACIAGGAVGIRAQGLADLALICQHVDVPVIGLWKDGHDGVFITPTLTHAIAVAATGSQIVAMDGTRRPRPDGLSLAQTVEGLRQARPEVLVMADCGSLDDAKAAQDAGVDILGTTLAGYTGERPKTEGPDLELVDQIAGVAEVPLVVEGRVHTPAQAAAAMEHGAFAVVVGTAITHPTTITSWFASALPGALWKG
- a CDS encoding dihydrodipicolinate synthase family protein; translated protein: MDNRFTGVIPPVVTPFTTEGEVDCDSLDKVVEHLIAGGVNGLFTLGSSGEVAYLTDAQRDAVIERVVKTAAGRVPVLAGAIDTTAHRVIDQARRAAALGAEAIVATCPFYALNDAEEIKAHFRAIAAAIDVPVFAYDVPVRLGGAKLGCDLLVELGKEGVLAGVKDSSGNDVAFRRLVAANEAAGHPLALLTGHECVVDGMLLLGADGLVPGYGNVDPVRYAAMWKASREGAWDEVRRLQDEVCAGFEIVFVPQGRSADATGIGAFKTAMEAIGVIATNEMAFPVKALEGETKERVLEIVRAQGLI
- a CDS encoding carbohydrate ABC transporter permease yields the protein MAAFVAVFPLVWVVSSSFKTSHELAQNPLQLFSSSPTLEHYRKVVEEIGFLTNLKNSLLIAGCSTVIAVLVSLLGAYGIVRFFPRVGKQLTKLLIGTYMFPPILLAIPYTITMVKLGLMNSYFGLIIAYLSFSIPYAIWMLIGFFQTVPIGVEEAAAVDGASRFRVFWQISVPIILPGIVATAVYTFINTFNEFLYALLFITESDRMPVAVGLYSLQGSEVLDWGAMMAASVIVIVPSVVFFMVIQKHISGGLSEGSVK
- a CDS encoding ABC transporter ATP-binding protein — its product is MSASTFAVSSPDGTDAVAALAGASPGPASVPALQMMGLVKAFDRKVAVDRLSLDIPVSSFYGIVGPNGAGKTTSLSMATGLLRPDAGQVLVHGVDVWTQPQRAKTLLGVLPDGLRTFDRLNGLELVTYSGLLRGLDRDVVVPRATELVKVLGLWDAGTTLVADYSAGMRKKIHLACAMVHSPSILVLDEPFEAVDPISAQTIQAILRDYAAAGGTVVISSHVMATVQRLCDHVAIINAGRVVAAGTTEQVAAGADLEQRFTELVGGQVRTEGLSWLRPSSS
- a CDS encoding HU family DNA-binding protein, translated to MSVNRTELIAAIAEKAGLTKTDADAFLGAFQDVLVENVAKGEAVKITGLMGIERVERAARTGRNPRTGEEIQIPAGYGVKVTVGSSLKKAVAE
- a CDS encoding ROK family protein; translated protein: MSQDVLPSTSLNPSPLPCYQAPLVVGLDLGGTKMAAALVDADGALQGPVSSCPTPAHDGPAAMLDAISGLITKVVGAGTHQEPGSAVPITAVGIGTAGVVDVERGAILSATDAITGWAGTQVAAGVQERLAAQGLGELPIHVENDVDAYAAGEAWLGAGTGAEVVLMVAVGTGVGGALVIEGRTRRGAHHVAGEIGHVPVPGAQGEPCTCGRKGHLEGITAGPQIHRRYLAKGGAPDVPDARGVEERAAAGDDIAVEVYRDSATCLGRALAGLVTVIDPDVVVVSGGLARAGDLWWKPLRQTFTAEIIAPLAPIKIIPATLGTTAPIVGAARGALALAASNDNHRP